Proteins encoded in a region of the Paenibacillus sp. E222 genome:
- a CDS encoding VOC family protein, which produces MIKGIFETHLNVTDLERSHHFYEQIIGLQHAYGQKERGNSFYWIGGEGNAMLGLWQKDPSEVRRQHFAFQVSLEDMKQAVTYLEDKGIKTRNFLDDDIGELYVFGWMPAVSVYFTDPDGHFLEFISMLPDEAKPELGMVPWSEWEKIHGRVNGGSA; this is translated from the coding sequence ATGATTAAAGGCATATTTGAGACTCATCTGAACGTAACGGATCTGGAGAGATCCCATCATTTCTATGAACAGATCATTGGATTGCAGCACGCTTATGGGCAGAAGGAACGTGGGAACTCCTTTTACTGGATTGGCGGTGAAGGCAACGCGATGCTCGGACTGTGGCAAAAGGACCCTTCCGAGGTGCGGCGACAGCATTTTGCTTTTCAGGTATCGTTGGAGGACATGAAGCAAGCTGTCACTTACCTTGAGGATAAAGGGATCAAGACGCGTAACTTTCTGGATGATGATATTGGCGAGTTGTACGTATTTGGATGGATGCCGGCTGTGTCCGTATATTTTACCGATCCGGATGGTCATTTCCTGGAATTCATATCGATGCTCCCGGATGAAGCGAAGCCGGAACTCGGCATGGTGCCATGGAGTGAGTGGGAGAAGATACACGGTCGGGTGAATGGGGGCTCAGCATGA
- a CDS encoding NADPH-dependent FMN reductase, with protein MNIIILAGSNRKNATSTRLGEYAVEVISGQGHEASLFDLYQTPLPFYAPDEKQNEDQHLSDLNTRMLAADAIILSTPEYHGSISGVLKNALDHLSQAHFSGKPVLSISSAGGAVGVSSLLQLQAIIRNLHGINAQEWISIGGAQRRRFEATFDGYEEFEGSQDIEDRIKRVIGSFLHLAETLTAVRKPSES; from the coding sequence ATGAATATTATCATTTTGGCAGGCAGTAATCGGAAAAATGCAACCAGTACACGTTTAGGGGAATATGCCGTGGAAGTAATTAGCGGTCAGGGGCATGAAGCCAGCTTGTTCGATTTATATCAGACACCGCTCCCATTCTATGCTCCGGATGAAAAACAGAATGAAGATCAGCATCTGTCTGACCTGAACACACGTATGCTTGCCGCAGATGCCATTATTCTGTCTACGCCAGAGTATCACGGCAGCATCAGCGGTGTACTCAAAAATGCATTGGATCACCTGAGCCAGGCTCATTTCAGTGGTAAGCCGGTATTGTCCATCAGCTCAGCAGGAGGTGCGGTGGGAGTAAGTTCGCTTTTGCAGCTGCAGGCGATTATTCGCAATTTGCATGGTATTAACGCGCAGGAGTGGATTTCCATTGGTGGTGCACAACGCAGAAGATTTGAAGCAACATTTGACGGATACGAAGAATTTGAAGGCAGTCAGGACATTGAGGATCGGATCAAACGCGTGATTGGTTCATTTCTGCACCTTGCCGAGACGTTAACTGCTGTACGGAAGCCGTCCGAGAGTTAA
- a CDS encoding DUF4127 family protein — MKTVLYVPLDDRPANLDDVVVQGKAAGIHIITPHLGDIQNRLDSEKTVEGSTLLGTSTPTYGKPSNIHDFILKNAAKVDGFIISSDMLAYGGLIGSRQLREDGGGIYPDYDQDTTRLLDVIKTIKGKYPRKPVFVMDTIMRLATTSFADGLTLDAYNESRALMQQQRQSFTEFEDIVNGYNLSPESTEYGETTYFNKEQYYNTRQHKFKTNLYILDKLARKGYIDFLAVGVDDANTQGVQINEINYVEARINEWLGGTDGQNPDRAIILPDADGLGHALVARMANQLLRGGKKTRYAVKYFGPHGSTIINAYEYMNVHENVVRHVDIVGGVVVADSAYPKSDVVTDTTSDVENGNELTNAASALEASSFDMASELDRMTNRHPGKPGKKQVDIEIIAITALDQVQAAVAQLTSNSEKGLPSVLIDFVGKGPANVDVAEALLNSPYTGRVLGYSAWNTPGNKIGMAVGMGQSRYALITTETHAHGLRDAMNAQGSLLFKRFLKDYYYKAVAIADIRTYSRAHALYTNVATLADQNMVLFNSEEDYAHLQTLLRDLMQTHTATLAGKPAFAQGDVAIKQICNGKANYAEYCSALLEYANPDFIWGRAFEITLNPKVTLK; from the coding sequence ATGAAAACAGTATTGTATGTTCCACTGGATGATCGTCCAGCGAATCTGGATGACGTCGTTGTACAAGGAAAAGCAGCCGGTATCCACATCATTACACCGCACCTGGGTGACATTCAAAATCGTCTGGATTCCGAGAAAACGGTTGAAGGGTCTACGTTGCTTGGGACGTCTACGCCTACGTATGGGAAACCGTCCAACATTCATGATTTCATTTTGAAAAATGCCGCCAAAGTCGATGGATTCATCATCTCTTCGGATATGCTGGCTTATGGGGGGCTGATTGGCAGTCGTCAGCTTCGTGAAGATGGAGGCGGCATATATCCTGATTATGATCAGGACACCACACGTTTGCTTGATGTGATCAAAACCATTAAAGGGAAATATCCACGTAAACCGGTGTTTGTGATGGATACCATTATGCGACTCGCTACCACCTCTTTTGCAGATGGTCTCACATTGGATGCCTACAACGAATCACGTGCACTGATGCAGCAGCAGCGCCAGTCCTTTACGGAATTCGAGGATATTGTGAACGGGTATAACCTTTCTCCAGAGTCTACGGAATATGGGGAAACGACGTATTTTAATAAAGAACAGTACTACAACACCAGACAACATAAATTCAAAACGAATCTGTACATTCTGGATAAGCTTGCTCGCAAAGGATATATTGACTTCCTCGCTGTAGGCGTCGACGATGCGAATACGCAAGGCGTTCAGATTAACGAGATCAATTATGTGGAAGCACGAATCAATGAATGGCTCGGTGGGACGGATGGACAAAATCCCGATCGGGCGATCATCCTTCCAGATGCGGATGGCCTGGGTCACGCTCTGGTGGCACGTATGGCGAACCAACTGCTTCGTGGTGGGAAGAAGACGCGTTATGCAGTGAAATATTTTGGCCCTCATGGTTCCACGATTATCAATGCCTATGAATATATGAATGTGCATGAAAATGTGGTGCGTCATGTGGATATTGTTGGTGGTGTGGTTGTAGCGGATTCCGCTTATCCAAAATCTGATGTGGTAACGGATACAACTTCCGATGTGGAAAATGGAAATGAATTAACGAATGCTGCATCTGCCCTTGAAGCTTCTTCGTTTGATATGGCGTCTGAGCTGGATCGCATGACGAATCGTCATCCAGGCAAACCGGGTAAAAAACAGGTGGACATTGAGATTATTGCCATTACAGCGCTGGATCAGGTGCAGGCGGCAGTGGCGCAATTGACGAGTAATAGTGAGAAGGGGCTGCCTTCGGTGTTGATTGATTTTGTAGGAAAAGGTCCGGCCAACGTCGATGTAGCCGAAGCACTCCTGAACAGTCCGTATACGGGTCGGGTTCTGGGTTACAGTGCATGGAATACGCCGGGGAACAAAATCGGTATGGCTGTGGGTATGGGACAATCCCGTTATGCTCTGATTACAACAGAAACACATGCCCACGGGTTGCGAGATGCCATGAATGCACAGGGGTCATTGTTGTTCAAACGTTTCCTGAAAGATTACTACTATAAAGCAGTAGCGATTGCAGATATTCGTACGTATTCCAGAGCGCATGCGCTGTATACCAATGTGGCGACCCTTGCGGATCAGAATATGGTGTTGTTTAACTCGGAAGAAGATTATGCTCATCTGCAAACTTTACTCAGAGATCTGATGCAGACCCATACAGCAACGTTGGCAGGAAAACCAGCCTTTGCCCAAGGGGACGTAGCGATCAAACAAATCTGTAATGGCAAAGCAAACTATGCGGAGTATTGCAGTGCACTCCTGGAATATGCGAACCCTGATTTCATCTGGGGACGTGCGTTTGAGATTACGTTGAATCCGAAGGTTACGCTGAAATAA
- a CDS encoding VOC family protein: MIFEEVKLYTARLEDIKHFYINTLGLNMAEESEHSFTLQIGLTKMIFMRSEADQNPFYHFAWMIPANRFQEAKAWAAARVRLSRHEGEDETYSTNWNSNSLYFEDPVGNILELIAHHTVHNESDRAFSEKDLLQVCEVGLVTEDVLSTVDELEQMGLKRWRAISDTFAPIGDVNGLFIVVKKERVWFFSEQNANIYPLEVSIRDVGRLRIG; this comes from the coding sequence ATGATTTTTGAAGAGGTCAAATTATATACAGCACGATTGGAAGACATCAAGCACTTTTATATCAACACTCTGGGGTTGAACATGGCTGAAGAGTCCGAACATTCCTTCACGCTACAGATTGGTTTAACGAAAATGATATTCATGCGAAGTGAAGCAGATCAGAATCCGTTCTACCACTTCGCCTGGATGATTCCAGCAAATCGTTTTCAGGAGGCCAAAGCGTGGGCAGCGGCACGTGTCCGTTTAAGTAGGCATGAAGGTGAGGATGAAACTTATTCAACCAATTGGAACTCGAATTCACTCTATTTCGAAGATCCTGTCGGTAACATTCTGGAGCTGATTGCTCATCATACCGTTCATAACGAGAGTGACCGCGCCTTTTCGGAGAAGGATCTGCTGCAGGTGTGTGAGGTGGGACTTGTTACGGAAGATGTGCTTTCTACGGTAGATGAACTTGAGCAGATGGGATTGAAACGATGGAGAGCAATTAGCGATACATTTGCCCCTATAGGGGATGTGAACGGTCTGTTTATTGTGGTGAAGAAGGAGCGAGTCTGGTTCTTTTCCGAGCAAAATGCTAACATATATCCGCTGGAAGTGTCCATTCGTGATGTTGGGAGACTTCGAATCGGCTAA